From the Leptolyngbya sp. O-77 genome, one window contains:
- a CDS encoding NAD(P)/FAD-dependent oxidoreductase, with protein MTTYDWIVVGSGVAGSALAYELVKLGSSVLLLEQFAAPKNGTRYSYGGIAYWSGNTPLTQQLCQEGVEIHRQLSDELEGDTQFRELNLVLVIEPGEDVEAIAQSYRSCWIPPQPISVEFACELEPLLNPAALGGALHTTHGHVSPEATTLAYQQAFQRLGGEMRLAQVTGFVREGDRVTGVTTPEGNLSAAGVIVSAGGWTRTLLRQAGLSVRIYFSQAELIETPPNTPTQTRTLIMPAALKRFEQEAAAGAADARWNQPNQEVVPPILDEGVIQFKDGRIRIGQITRMISSLEPEVDAAASESALRQSVGRFLPSLKEVPGTWSRCPVAFSGDRLPLIGPVPGAEGIHLFSGFSNPFAIMPPLARRYARHLVEQPDPLLEDLSPGRFEA; from the coding sequence ATGACAACGTACGACTGGATTGTGGTTGGGAGTGGGGTTGCCGGATCGGCACTGGCCTACGAGTTAGTCAAACTGGGGAGTTCTGTGCTGCTGCTAGAGCAGTTTGCTGCGCCCAAGAATGGAACACGCTATAGCTATGGTGGGATTGCCTACTGGTCGGGTAATACTCCCCTGACTCAGCAGCTTTGCCAGGAAGGAGTTGAGATTCATCGCCAGTTGTCGGACGAGCTGGAGGGAGACACGCAGTTTCGTGAACTCAACCTGGTGCTTGTGATTGAGCCAGGAGAAGATGTAGAGGCGATCGCCCAGTCCTATCGCTCTTGCTGGATTCCGCCACAGCCCATCAGCGTAGAATTTGCCTGCGAACTAGAGCCACTGCTGAACCCGGCGGCGTTGGGTGGAGCGCTGCACACCACACATGGCCACGTCAGCCCTGAGGCAACGACCCTGGCCTATCAGCAGGCGTTTCAGCGGCTGGGCGGCGAGATGCGGCTGGCGCAGGTGACGGGTTTTGTGCGGGAGGGCGATCGCGTGACGGGCGTGACGACCCCAGAAGGCAATCTGAGCGCTGCTGGGGTCATCGTCAGCGCTGGGGGTTGGACTCGCACCCTACTGCGCCAGGCAGGGCTATCAGTGCGGATCTACTTCTCTCAGGCAGAGCTAATTGAAACACCGCCGAATACGCCGACTCAAACGCGCACGCTGATCATGCCTGCTGCGCTAAAACGCTTTGAGCAGGAGGCCGCGGCTGGCGCAGCAGATGCACGGTGGAATCAGCCCAATCAGGAAGTCGTGCCGCCCATTTTGGATGAAGGCGTGATTCAGTTCAAAGACGGGCGGATTCGGATTGGTCAGATAACGCGCATGATCAGCAGCTTGGAGCCGGAGGTTGATGCGGCGGCCAGCGAGTCTGCGCTGCGCCAGTCCGTGGGGCGGTTCTTGCCCAGCCTTAAGGAGGTTCCGGGAACCTGGAGTCGCTGTCCTGTGGCGTTTAGTGGCGATCGCCTGCCGCTGATTGGCCCGGTTCCTGGCGCGGAGGGAATTCATCTTTTCTCTGGGTTTAGCAATCCCTTTGCGATCATGCCGCCGCTCGCCCGCCGCTATGC